One region of Chanodichthys erythropterus isolate Z2021 chromosome 17, ASM2448905v1, whole genome shotgun sequence genomic DNA includes:
- the jam3a gene encoding junctional adhesion molecule 3B isoform X1, with protein MAIWRQTLFLVLFSCLSNSTAFAVILRTTEKSVWANEFESIELTCLIESISTNNPRIEWKKIKNGVPSYVYFQNKISGDLEHRALLREPANLLILNTSRSDTAQYRCEVAAIDDQKPFDEILISLAVRVKPVMPRCSVPEAVTVGSSPELRCIENEGFPQSQYQWFKNNEELPEDPKTSTKFYNSTYTMNTETGSLKFRSVKKEDAGEYYCQARNEAGWSKCNPQPMEVYDLDIVGIFLKVLGGVAAFIFVIVGICQIQKSGYCSCKDHRESNYKVPQHDNRMDYASPDEGHFRHKSSFVI; from the exons ATGGCGATCTGGCGTCAAACGCTTTTCTTGGTGCTCTTTTCCTGTCTGA GTAACAGTACAGCTTTCGCTGTAATACTCCGAACAACTGAAAAATCTGTGTGGGCAAATGAATTTGAGT CAATTGAATTGACCTGCTTAATAGAGTCCATTTCTACAAACAATCCCAGAATTGAAtggaagaaaattaaaaacGGCGTACCCAGCTATGTGTATTTCCAAAATAAAATTTCAG GTGACCTGGAGCATAGAGCTTTGCTGAGAGAGCCTGCAAACCTTCTGATCCTGAACACCAGCAGATCAGATACAGCACAGTATCGCTGTGAGGTGGCGGCCATCGACGACCAGAAGCCCTTTGATGAAATACTAATCAGTCTCGCTGTAAGAG TGAAGCCGGTGATGCCCAGGTGTAGTGTGCCAGAGGCAGTTACGGTGGGTTCAAGCCCTGAACTGCGCTGTATTGAGAACGAAGGCTTTCCGCAGTCACAGTACCAGTGGTTCAAAAACAACGAGGAGCTGCCAGAGGACCCAAAAACCAGCACCAAGTTCTACAATTCTACATACACCATGAACACTGAGACTGGTTCGCTG AAATTCCGGTCGGTGAAGAAAGAGGATGCGGGTGAATATTATTGCCAGGCTAGAAATGAGGCAGGATGGTCAAAATGCAATCCACAGCCCATGGAAGTGT ATGATCTGGACATTGTGGGAATATTCCTGAAGGTGTTAGGTGGAGTGGCAgcatttatttttgtcattgtgGGGATCTGTCAAATTCAGAAAAGTGGCTACTGTTCCTGTAAGGATCACAGGGAAAGCAA TTACAAAGTACCCCAACATGACAATAGGATGGACTACGCCAGTCCAGATGAG GGACATTTTCGCCACAAGTCCTCCTTTGTCATATAA
- the jam3a gene encoding junctional adhesion molecule 3B isoform X2, with translation MNGGLTGLERHEGNSTAFAVILRTTEKSVWANEFESIELTCLIESISTNNPRIEWKKIKNGVPSYVYFQNKISGDLEHRALLREPANLLILNTSRSDTAQYRCEVAAIDDQKPFDEILISLAVRVKPVMPRCSVPEAVTVGSSPELRCIENEGFPQSQYQWFKNNEELPEDPKTSTKFYNSTYTMNTETGSLKFRSVKKEDAGEYYCQARNEAGWSKCNPQPMEVYDLDIVGIFLKVLGGVAAFIFVIVGICQIQKSGYCSCKDHRESNYKVPQHDNRMDYASPDEGHFRHKSSFVI, from the exons atgaacggaggtcttacgggtttggaacgacatgagg GTAACAGTACAGCTTTCGCTGTAATACTCCGAACAACTGAAAAATCTGTGTGGGCAAATGAATTTGAGT CAATTGAATTGACCTGCTTAATAGAGTCCATTTCTACAAACAATCCCAGAATTGAAtggaagaaaattaaaaacGGCGTACCCAGCTATGTGTATTTCCAAAATAAAATTTCAG GTGACCTGGAGCATAGAGCTTTGCTGAGAGAGCCTGCAAACCTTCTGATCCTGAACACCAGCAGATCAGATACAGCACAGTATCGCTGTGAGGTGGCGGCCATCGACGACCAGAAGCCCTTTGATGAAATACTAATCAGTCTCGCTGTAAGAG TGAAGCCGGTGATGCCCAGGTGTAGTGTGCCAGAGGCAGTTACGGTGGGTTCAAGCCCTGAACTGCGCTGTATTGAGAACGAAGGCTTTCCGCAGTCACAGTACCAGTGGTTCAAAAACAACGAGGAGCTGCCAGAGGACCCAAAAACCAGCACCAAGTTCTACAATTCTACATACACCATGAACACTGAGACTGGTTCGCTG AAATTCCGGTCGGTGAAGAAAGAGGATGCGGGTGAATATTATTGCCAGGCTAGAAATGAGGCAGGATGGTCAAAATGCAATCCACAGCCCATGGAAGTGT ATGATCTGGACATTGTGGGAATATTCCTGAAGGTGTTAGGTGGAGTGGCAgcatttatttttgtcattgtgGGGATCTGTCAAATTCAGAAAAGTGGCTACTGTTCCTGTAAGGATCACAGGGAAAGCAA TTACAAAGTACCCCAACATGACAATAGGATGGACTACGCCAGTCCAGATGAG GGACATTTTCGCCACAAGTCCTCCTTTGTCATATAA